Proteins from a single region of Erythrobacter sp.:
- a CDS encoding glycine--tRNA ligase subunit alpha has product MSAALSFTPAPRDPARSFQDMILTLHDFWSANGCVILQPYDMRMGAGTFHTATTLRALGPEPWNAAFVQPCRRPTDGRYGENPNRLQHYYQYQVILKPSPSDIQELYLQSLAAIGIDPLAHDIRFVEDDWESPTLGAWGLGWEVWCDGMEVTQFTYFQQMGGFDCKPVAGELTYGLERLAMYIQGVDNVYDLAFNTAGVSYGDVFLENERQMSKWNFEVADTETLFEGFRRAEAECLRSLEAGVPIAAYEQAIEASHLFNLLQARGVISVQERASYMGRVRDLARSSCEAYAAKMTPEWEAKYPGWSLV; this is encoded by the coding sequence ATGAGTGCTGCCCTGTCTTTTACCCCTGCACCGCGCGATCCTGCGCGCTCGTTTCAGGACATGATCCTGACGCTCCATGATTTCTGGAGCGCCAATGGCTGCGTCATCCTGCAGCCCTATGACATGCGTATGGGCGCGGGCACGTTTCACACCGCGACCACGCTGCGCGCCTTGGGGCCGGAGCCGTGGAATGCGGCCTTCGTCCAGCCCTGCCGCCGCCCAACCGACGGGCGCTATGGCGAGAACCCCAACCGGCTCCAGCATTACTATCAGTATCAGGTGATCCTGAAGCCTTCGCCGTCCGACATTCAGGAGCTCTATCTCCAGAGCCTCGCCGCGATCGGGATCGATCCGCTGGCGCACGACATCCGTTTCGTCGAGGACGATTGGGAAAGCCCGACATTGGGCGCATGGGGGCTGGGCTGGGAGGTCTGGTGTGATGGGATGGAAGTCACCCAGTTCACCTATTTCCAGCAGATGGGCGGCTTCGATTGCAAGCCCGTCGCGGGCGAGCTGACCTACGGGCTTGAGCGCTTGGCGATGTACATCCAGGGCGTCGACAACGTCTATGACCTCGCGTTCAACACGGCGGGCGTGAGTTACGGCGACGTGTTCCTCGAGAACGAGCGCCAGATGTCGAAGTGGAACTTCGAGGTCGCCGATACCGAGACCCTGTTCGAAGGCTTCCGCCGGGCCGAGGCCGAGTGTCTGCGCTCGCTCGAAGCGGGCGTGCCCATCGCCGCCTATGAACAGGCGATCGAGGCCAGCCACCTGTTCAACCTGTTGCAGGCGCGCGGCGTGATCTCGGTGCAGGAACGCGCCAGCTACATGGGCCGCGTGCGCGACCTCGCGCGCTCCTCCTGCGAGGCCTATGCCGCCAAGATGACGCCGGAATGGGAAGCGAAATATCCCGGGTGGAGTCTCGTCTGA
- the glyS gene encoding glycine--tRNA ligase subunit beta gives MADFLFELRCEEIPARMQPKAKEDLARLFTDALDKAGLKAASVEAFATPRRLALIAKDLPLATAAVSEETKGPKVGAPPQALEGFLRKVGLTAEQLTERDGVYFAVVEKQGRDTAEVLAETIPAIIHAFPWPKSMRWGAASLTTESLRWVRPLSGIIALLDGAVVPCEVDGIASGRTTMGHRFHHSGPVEIADAGSYVETLRAAHVIVHFSERCQRIREGAAKAAAEAGLTLVADEGLVIENAGLTEWPVPLLGRFDETFLDVPPEVIQLTARVNQKYFVCEDSAKDSGGKLANAFVCTANIDPVDPAVVVDGNRKVLAARLSDARFFWEQDQKTPLAVHAEKLARITFHEKLGTVADKVERVAKLARWLCEEGIVAGDPALAEQAARLCKADLVTEMVGEFPELQGLMGGYYAAKEGLTSEVAEAIRDHYKPVGQGDDVPTAPVTVAVSLADKLDTLRSFFAIDEKPTGSKDPFALRRAALGIIRIITENGLRMGVAEGELLDFFADRLKVQQREAGVRHDLIDAVFALGGEDDLVRLLARVHALQAFVTTEDGTNLLAGYKRAANILKKEGFEGKGELAAIAYTPDPAEAALIAALADAAPRAAAAVDAEQFADAMAALASLRAPIDRFFEDVTVNDADPYKRTARLALLGAFRDAVHRVADFSRIEG, from the coding sequence ATGGCCGACTTCCTGTTCGAATTGCGCTGCGAGGAAATCCCCGCCCGGATGCAGCCCAAGGCCAAGGAAGACCTTGCGCGGCTGTTCACCGATGCGCTGGACAAGGCCGGGTTGAAGGCAGCGTCGGTTGAGGCCTTTGCCACGCCGCGCCGTCTGGCCCTGATTGCCAAGGACCTGCCGCTGGCGACCGCGGCTGTGAGCGAGGAAACAAAGGGCCCCAAGGTTGGCGCGCCGCCGCAGGCACTCGAGGGATTTCTGCGCAAGGTCGGCCTCACCGCTGAGCAGCTGACCGAGCGTGACGGCGTCTATTTCGCCGTTGTCGAGAAGCAGGGCCGCGACACTGCCGAGGTGCTGGCCGAAACCATCCCCGCGATCATCCACGCCTTTCCCTGGCCCAAGTCGATGCGCTGGGGCGCAGCTTCGCTCACCACCGAAAGCTTGCGCTGGGTGCGCCCGCTTTCGGGGATCATCGCGCTGCTCGATGGCGCGGTGGTGCCTTGCGAGGTTGACGGGATTGCGAGCGGCCGCACCACCATGGGGCATCGCTTCCACCATTCCGGCCCGGTCGAGATCGCCGACGCAGGCTCCTATGTCGAAACCCTGCGCGCCGCCCATGTGATCGTCCATTTCTCCGAACGCTGCCAGCGCATCCGCGAAGGCGCGGCGAAGGCTGCGGCTGAGGCTGGCTTGACGCTGGTCGCCGACGAAGGCCTGGTGATCGAGAACGCGGGCCTTACTGAATGGCCCGTGCCGCTGCTCGGCCGGTTCGACGAGACCTTCCTCGACGTGCCGCCCGAAGTCATCCAGCTTACCGCGCGGGTGAACCAGAAGTATTTCGTGTGCGAGGATAGCGCCAAGGATTCGGGGGGCAAGCTCGCCAACGCCTTCGTCTGCACCGCGAACATCGATCCGGTCGACCCCGCCGTGGTGGTGGACGGCAACCGCAAGGTGCTCGCGGCGCGGCTGTCGGACGCGCGTTTCTTCTGGGAGCAGGACCAGAAGACGCCGCTCGCAGTTCATGCCGAAAAGCTTGCGCGCATCACCTTCCACGAGAAGCTCGGCACCGTCGCCGACAAGGTCGAGCGCGTGGCCAAGCTGGCGCGCTGGCTGTGCGAGGAGGGGATTGTCGCAGGCGACCCCGCACTGGCCGAACAAGCCGCGCGCCTGTGCAAGGCCGATCTCGTCACCGAAATGGTCGGCGAGTTCCCCGAATTGCAGGGCCTTATGGGCGGCTACTACGCCGCGAAGGAAGGTTTGACGTCTGAGGTCGCCGAGGCGATCCGCGATCACTACAAGCCGGTCGGGCAGGGCGATGACGTGCCGACCGCGCCGGTGACGGTGGCTGTGAGCCTAGCGGACAAGCTGGATACGCTGCGCAGCTTCTTCGCGATTGACGAAAAGCCCACCGGCTCGAAGGATCCCTTCGCGCTGCGCCGTGCTGCGCTTGGCATTATCCGCATCATCACCGAAAACGGGTTGCGGATGGGTGTTGCCGAGGGCGAACTCCTCGACTTCTTCGCTGACCGCCTCAAGGTCCAGCAGCGCGAAGCCGGTGTCCGCCACGACCTGATCGACGCAGTGTTCGCGCTCGGCGGGGAGGACGATCTCGTCCGCTTGCTCGCCCGCGTCCATGCGCTGCAAGCCTTCGTCACCACCGAGGACGGCACCAACCTCCTCGCGGGCTACAAGCGCGCGGCCAATATCCTCAAGAAGGAAGGCTTCGAGGGGAAGGGCGAATTGGCAGCTATCGCCTACACGCCCGATCCGGCAGAGGCCGCGTTGATCGCCGCGCTCGCGGACGCCGCGCCGCGTGCTGCGGCGGCTGTGGATGCGGAGCAATTCGCCGATGCGATGGCTGCGCTCGCCAGCTTGCGTGCGCCTATCGATCGCTTCTTTGAAGACGTCACCGTCAACGATGCCGATCCGTACAAGCGCACCGCGCGCCTCGCGCTGCTGGGCGCGTTCCGCGATGCTGTCCACCGGGTTGCCGATTTCAGCCGCATTGAAGGATGA